A genomic segment from Bacteroidia bacterium encodes:
- a CDS encoding FKBP-type peptidyl-prolyl cis-trans isomerase, whose protein sequence is MTIEKDKVVSVSYTLSSRRTTSEPENIVERTEEGHPFTFLFGHGGIIEGFENNLKGKKVGDTFDFHIEPANAYGEFDEKYLIPVPIEAFKNEKGEVDRSVLTVGKTLPMMDNHGNHLQGIIKEVKLESVTMDFNHPMAGLELHFIGEVLEIRAASPDELSHGHVHGPGGHHH, encoded by the coding sequence ATGACCATTGAAAAAGACAAAGTAGTTTCTGTATCCTATACTTTATCCTCTCGCCGGACCACATCAGAACCGGAAAATATTGTAGAACGTACCGAGGAAGGACATCCCTTCACCTTCCTTTTCGGTCATGGCGGGATCATAGAAGGATTTGAAAACAACCTGAAAGGGAAAAAGGTTGGTGATACTTTTGATTTTCATATTGAACCCGCTAATGCATACGGAGAATTCGATGAAAAGTATCTCATCCCCGTACCCATTGAAGCGTTCAAGAATGAGAAGGGTGAGGTAGACCGTTCAGTGCTGACCGTTGGGAAAACGCTTCCCATGATGGACAACCACGGAAATCATCTTCAGGGAATCATTAAGGAAGTAAAACTGGAAAGCGTTACGATGGATTTCAATCATCCGATGGCTGGACTGGAATTACATTTTATAGGTGAAGTTCTGGAGATCCGGGCTGCCAGTCCGGACGAGCTGAGTCATGGCCACGTACACGGACCCGGCGGTCACCATCATTAG